One genomic window of Biomphalaria glabrata chromosome 9, xgBioGlab47.1, whole genome shotgun sequence includes the following:
- the LOC106056476 gene encoding uncharacterized protein LOC106056476 isoform X1 — protein MRTYQEVSHIVVQLLSLDEINEFLHNVFDEISLVKQKGVLWVEEKETSTFTELKEYITDKTSEILQRCISVASTLIEKLDDTASASNQVDQNDRDVKPVVSNFSTFVPKENQRLVGKINENCNTLQGKKLEKLQQKVKDQQLINKMLEEKTDTFIHNHEKENQLKLKELQENLDEKLVKFKEEIVTELHSASIFMTQLQTEWKTLLKEQKENNEGNLSQDIKAEVNDKIEKLTQEQKNLSNTLDDIIETHDRLEFEKEQFKKDLSDYKKKTDDLAKNVDNIDTIEKELKEIKASQTQVLSDLKNAQRDIVRLNENSGYHEQQIPEREEVDLLKYFRDCTKNPGHSQLIPVDSFSYTHLPEGYNDRDVYDPYQHYSQSDSQNQRHHDQSTQTRRVAKY, from the exons atgcGAACTTATCAGGAAGTCTCACACATAGTTGTGCAGCTGCTCAGTTTGGATGAAATCAATGAATTCCTGCACAATGTTTTTGATGAGATTAGTTTG GTCAAACAAAAAGGTGTACTGTGggttgaagaaaaagaaacatccACTTTCACTGAACTCAAAGAATATATTACAGATAAGACTTCAGAAATTCTACAGCGCTGTATTTCCGTGGCAA GTACTCTCATTGAAAAGTTAGATGATACTGCCTCAGCTTCCAATCAAGTTGATCAAAATGACAGAGATGTAAAACCTGTAGTCTCTAACTTCTCAACTTTTGTCCCTAAAG AGAATCAGAGATTGGTAggaaaaattaatgaaaattgTAACACTTTGCAAGGTAAAAAATTAGAGAAACTGCAGCAAAAAGTCAAAGATCAACAACTAATTAATAAAATGCTGGAAGAGAAAACAGATACATTTATACATAATCATGAAAAAGAAAACCAGTTAAAATTGAAGGAATTACAGGAAAACTTGGATGAAAAGCTTGTCAAGTTTAAAGAAGAAATCGTGACTGAACTGCACTCTGCTAGTATCTTTATGACACAGTTACAAACTGAATGGAAGACTTTGTTGAAGGAGCAAAAAGAGAACAATGAAGGGAACTTATCTCAAGACATAAAG GCAGAAGTCaatgacaaaatagaaaaattgaCACAAGAACAGAAAAACTTGAGTAACACTTTGGACGACATTATAGAGACTCACGATCGTCTTG AATTTGAaaaagaacaatttaaaaaggACCTGAGTgattataagaaaaaaacagaTGATCTAG CCAAGAATGTTGACAATATTGATACTATTGAAAAAGAGCTCAAAGAAATAAAAGCCAGTCAGA cacAAGTCTTAAGCGACTTAAAAAATGCACAAAGAGATATTGTCAGATTAAATGAAAATTCAG GTTATCATGAGCAACAAATCCCAGAAAGAGAAGAAGTTGACCTACTTAAATATTTCAGGGACTGTACGAAGAATCCAGGTCATTCACAATTGATACCAGTTGATTCTTTCAGTTATACTCATCTACCTGAAGGTTACAATGACAGAGATGTTTATGACCCTTATCAACACTACAGCCAGTCTGACAGTCAGAATCAGCGTCACCATGACCAGTCCACGCAGACCAGACGTGTCGCCAAATACTAA
- the LOC106056476 gene encoding putative autophagy-related protein 11 isoform X2, translating into MRTYQEVSHIVVQLLSLDEINEFLHNVFDEISLVKQKGVLWVEEKETSTFTELKEYITDKTSEILQRCISVASTLIEKLDDTASASNQVDQNDRDVKPVVSNFSTFVPKENQRLVGKINENCNTLQGKKLEKLQQKVKDQQLINKMLEEKTDTFIHNHEKENQLKLKELQENLDEKLVKFKEEIVTELHSASIFMTQLQTEWKTLLKEQKENNEGNLSQDIKAEVNDKIEKLTQEQKNLSNTLDDIIETHDRLEFEKEQFKKDLSDYKKKTDDLAKNVDNIDTIEKELKEIKASQSYHEQQIPEREEVDLLKYFRDCTKNPGHSQLIPVDSFSYTHLPEGYNDRDVYDPYQHYSQSDSQNQRHHDQSTQTRRVAKY; encoded by the exons atgcGAACTTATCAGGAAGTCTCACACATAGTTGTGCAGCTGCTCAGTTTGGATGAAATCAATGAATTCCTGCACAATGTTTTTGATGAGATTAGTTTG GTCAAACAAAAAGGTGTACTGTGggttgaagaaaaagaaacatccACTTTCACTGAACTCAAAGAATATATTACAGATAAGACTTCAGAAATTCTACAGCGCTGTATTTCCGTGGCAA GTACTCTCATTGAAAAGTTAGATGATACTGCCTCAGCTTCCAATCAAGTTGATCAAAATGACAGAGATGTAAAACCTGTAGTCTCTAACTTCTCAACTTTTGTCCCTAAAG AGAATCAGAGATTGGTAggaaaaattaatgaaaattgTAACACTTTGCAAGGTAAAAAATTAGAGAAACTGCAGCAAAAAGTCAAAGATCAACAACTAATTAATAAAATGCTGGAAGAGAAAACAGATACATTTATACATAATCATGAAAAAGAAAACCAGTTAAAATTGAAGGAATTACAGGAAAACTTGGATGAAAAGCTTGTCAAGTTTAAAGAAGAAATCGTGACTGAACTGCACTCTGCTAGTATCTTTATGACACAGTTACAAACTGAATGGAAGACTTTGTTGAAGGAGCAAAAAGAGAACAATGAAGGGAACTTATCTCAAGACATAAAG GCAGAAGTCaatgacaaaatagaaaaattgaCACAAGAACAGAAAAACTTGAGTAACACTTTGGACGACATTATAGAGACTCACGATCGTCTTG AATTTGAaaaagaacaatttaaaaaggACCTGAGTgattataagaaaaaaacagaTGATCTAG CCAAGAATGTTGACAATATTGATACTATTGAAAAAGAGCTCAAAGAAATAAAAGCCAGTCAGA GTTATCATGAGCAACAAATCCCAGAAAGAGAAGAAGTTGACCTACTTAAATATTTCAGGGACTGTACGAAGAATCCAGGTCATTCACAATTGATACCAGTTGATTCTTTCAGTTATACTCATCTACCTGAAGGTTACAATGACAGAGATGTTTATGACCCTTATCAACACTACAGCCAGTCTGACAGTCAGAATCAGCGTCACCATGACCAGTCCACGCAGACCAGACGTGTCGCCAAATACTAA